In the genome of Hymenobacter taeanensis, one region contains:
- a CDS encoding carboxylesterase/lipase family protein, translated as MKISLILLLLTVQLVPMAGAQSKKASGSGLAANRVQVATGLLEGTTAASGIHEFKGVPFAAPPVGQFRWRAPQPMPHWAGVRQTKQFGPRAMQLPLFGDMNFRSNGVSEDCLYLNVWTPAKSGQERLPVLVYFYGGGFVAGDGSEPRYDGESMAKRGIVAVTVNYRLGVFGFMAHPELTQESPNKASGNYGFLDQSAALRWVQQNIAAFGGDPKRVTIAGESAGSMSVSAQMVSPLSKNLFAGAIGESGSMLNTGFGPLPLAEGEKNGVAFATGLGATTLAALRAIPAQQLLEAAGKPGTPRFAPTIDGYFFTEKPTATFVAGQQAHVPLLVGWNSQEMGYQALLGQEAPTPESFRNAVTKLYGDKAEAVLKQYPATTAQEAEQAATDLASDRFIAYSTWKWADMHSQTGGQPVYRYLYARPRPAMTPEMGNATAGLAGGVIKQSDSAPKAPTARGAVHSAEIEYALGNLATNKVYAWTPDDYKVSDTMQRYFANFIKTGNPNGSGLPKWPAATGTPVPVLHLDVNTRVEPDTHRARYEFLDQQAAK; from the coding sequence ATGAAAATATCCTTGATTCTGTTGCTGCTCACGGTGCAGCTGGTGCCAATGGCGGGTGCCCAATCAAAAAAAGCATCTGGCAGTGGCCTAGCCGCCAACCGGGTGCAGGTGGCTACTGGCCTACTGGAAGGCACCACGGCTGCCAGCGGAATTCATGAGTTTAAAGGCGTGCCCTTTGCTGCCCCGCCCGTTGGGCAGTTCCGGTGGCGCGCTCCGCAGCCCATGCCGCACTGGGCAGGCGTGCGCCAAACCAAGCAGTTTGGCCCCCGGGCCATGCAGCTCCCGCTGTTTGGCGACATGAACTTCCGCTCCAACGGCGTAAGCGAAGATTGCCTTTACCTGAACGTCTGGACGCCCGCCAAGTCAGGGCAGGAGCGGCTGCCGGTGCTGGTATATTTTTACGGGGGCGGCTTTGTGGCCGGTGATGGCTCTGAGCCGCGCTATGATGGCGAGAGCATGGCTAAGCGCGGAATTGTGGCCGTAACGGTAAACTACCGCCTCGGGGTGTTCGGGTTCATGGCTCACCCGGAGCTCACGCAGGAGTCGCCGAACAAGGCCTCCGGCAACTATGGGTTCCTCGATCAGAGCGCCGCCCTACGCTGGGTGCAGCAAAACATAGCGGCGTTTGGCGGCGACCCTAAGCGCGTAACTATTGCGGGCGAGTCGGCGGGCTCAATGTCGGTGAGTGCCCAAATGGTTTCGCCGCTATCTAAAAACCTATTTGCTGGGGCCATTGGCGAAAGTGGCTCCATGCTCAATACGGGTTTCGGCCCCCTGCCCTTAGCGGAGGGCGAGAAGAACGGGGTAGCATTTGCTACTGGCCTAGGAGCCACCACCCTGGCAGCGTTGCGAGCCATACCGGCCCAGCAGCTGTTAGAGGCGGCTGGCAAGCCGGGCACCCCACGCTTTGCGCCTACTATTGATGGGTACTTTTTCACGGAGAAGCCTACGGCCACCTTTGTTGCGGGGCAGCAGGCGCACGTGCCGCTGCTAGTGGGCTGGAACTCCCAGGAAATGGGCTACCAAGCCCTGCTAGGCCAGGAGGCACCCACCCCGGAGAGCTTCCGCAACGCCGTAACCAAGCTCTATGGTGATAAGGCCGAAGCAGTGTTAAAGCAGTACCCTGCCACCACTGCCCAAGAAGCGGAGCAGGCTGCTACTGATCTGGCCAGCGACCGGTTTATTGCCTACAGCACCTGGAAGTGGGCCGATATGCACAGCCAGACCGGCGGGCAGCCCGTGTACCGTTACCTCTACGCCCGGCCCCGCCCAGCCATGACTCCCGAAATGGGCAACGCTACGGCAGGCCTTGCCGGGGGCGTAATAAAGCAATCAGATTCGGCCCCGAAGGCGCCGACCGCGCGTGGCGCAGTGCACTCAGCTGAGATTGAGTATGCCCTCGGCAATCTAGCCACCAACAAGGTATACGCCTGGACACCGGACGATTACAAAGTCTCAGACACGATGCAGCGCTACTTTGCCAACTTCATCAAGACCGGTAACCCCAATGGCAGTGGCCTACCCAAATGGCCTGCTGCCACCGGAACACCTGTGCCGGTACTGCACCTGGATGTAAATACCCGCGTGGAGCCTGACACGCACCGGGCCCGCTACGAGTTCCTGGATCAGCAGGCGGCTAAGTAG
- a CDS encoding glycoside hydrolase family 3 C-terminal domain-containing protein — protein MSYPSVRVTAFLGTTLVYAMTSLCAAQTKSASSKNTSTSQNKQAALTTNDAKINALIKKMTLEEKVSMIHANSAFAAGGIKRLGIPEVMTSDGPHGVRSEQGRDWKGVKGANDAGTYMPTNNTLASTWNPALGYAYGTVLGSEANFRGKDIILGPGINIVRAPLNGRNFEYMSEDPYLISKMVVGYIKGVQDQGVAACVKHYAANNQEEHRNDIDVNMSERALREIYLPGFKAAVQQGGVYTLMGSYNKFRGQYATENAYLMNTILKGEWGFKGLVISDWGSVHNTQDALRNGTDLEMGTDLSLMYSNVDQSAAAGGPSASQSLYDRFFLADAALEAIKKDKTLEPLLDDKVRRILRVMYATNMLDGAKRKPGAYNTKEHQATALKVAEEGIVLLKNEGNLLPLSKTVKSIAVIGQNATRENSLGGGSAQVKAKYEITPLQGLKNELGNQVNITYAQGYKIARNQKADPQMIAEAVAAAKAADVVVYVGGSTHGYDYTKWSDNAYDAEGFDKPDMNMPFGQDELIQAVLKANPNTVVVLMGGGPIDVSAWAGQTKSIVEAWYPGMEGGNAIAHVLFGDVNPSGKLPFTFPVKLEDSPAQKLGEYPSTPGNPLKQTYKEDIFVGYRYFDTYNVAPQFAFGHGLSYTTFKYSGLTVTPGSKSATVKLTVSNNGKTAGAEVVQVYVKDEKASVKRPEKELKGFEKVFLKPGESKVVTLTLDQNAFQYYDEGKKQWVLEPGKFDVLVGSSSRDIRLTGNVTL, from the coding sequence ATGTCCTACCCATCTGTACGAGTAACCGCGTTTCTGGGCACTACCCTGGTTTATGCCATGACCAGCCTGTGTGCAGCGCAAACCAAGTCAGCCTCCAGCAAAAACACTTCCACCAGCCAAAACAAGCAAGCTGCTCTAACCACCAACGATGCTAAAATCAATGCGCTCATCAAGAAGATGACGCTGGAAGAAAAGGTCTCGATGATACACGCCAACTCGGCGTTTGCCGCCGGTGGCATTAAGCGCTTGGGTATTCCGGAGGTCATGACCTCTGATGGTCCGCATGGAGTACGCTCAGAACAAGGCCGCGACTGGAAAGGCGTGAAAGGCGCCAACGATGCCGGCACCTACATGCCCACTAACAACACGCTGGCCTCTACCTGGAATCCGGCCCTGGGCTACGCCTATGGTACTGTGCTGGGCAGTGAGGCCAATTTCCGGGGTAAAGACATCATTCTGGGTCCGGGCATCAACATTGTGCGGGCTCCGCTGAACGGGCGCAACTTTGAGTACATGAGTGAAGACCCCTACCTGATTTCCAAGATGGTGGTGGGCTATATTAAAGGGGTGCAAGACCAGGGCGTGGCCGCCTGCGTGAAGCACTACGCAGCCAACAACCAGGAGGAGCACCGCAATGATATTGATGTGAACATGAGCGAGCGGGCTCTGCGCGAGATATATCTGCCGGGCTTTAAGGCCGCCGTGCAGCAGGGCGGGGTGTATACTCTCATGGGCTCCTACAACAAGTTCCGGGGGCAGTACGCCACCGAGAATGCCTATCTCATGAACACAATTCTCAAAGGAGAGTGGGGGTTTAAAGGTTTGGTAATAAGCGACTGGGGCTCGGTGCACAACACGCAGGATGCCCTGCGCAATGGCACCGACCTGGAGATGGGCACCGACCTGTCCTTGATGTACAGCAACGTAGACCAAAGCGCCGCCGCTGGTGGCCCGTCGGCTTCTCAGTCGCTGTATGACCGGTTCTTCCTCGCTGATGCGGCCCTGGAAGCTATAAAGAAAGACAAGACCCTGGAGCCACTGCTGGATGATAAAGTACGGCGCATTCTGCGGGTAATGTATGCCACTAACATGCTGGATGGTGCCAAGCGCAAGCCCGGAGCTTATAACACCAAAGAGCACCAAGCCACTGCCCTGAAGGTAGCCGAAGAAGGTATTGTGCTGCTGAAAAACGAGGGCAACCTACTGCCCCTCAGCAAAACGGTGAAGAGCATTGCCGTTATCGGCCAGAACGCTACCCGCGAGAATTCCCTGGGCGGAGGCAGTGCGCAGGTAAAGGCCAAGTATGAGATTACGCCATTGCAGGGCCTCAAAAATGAGCTGGGCAACCAGGTAAACATCACTTATGCGCAGGGCTATAAAATTGCCCGCAACCAAAAGGCCGACCCGCAGATGATTGCCGAGGCCGTGGCTGCTGCCAAAGCGGCCGACGTGGTAGTGTATGTGGGCGGCTCAACGCACGGCTATGACTACACTAAGTGGAGCGACAACGCCTACGATGCCGAAGGCTTCGATAAGCCCGATATGAACATGCCTTTCGGGCAGGATGAGCTGATTCAGGCCGTTCTTAAGGCTAACCCCAACACCGTGGTAGTGCTTATGGGCGGAGGCCCCATCGACGTATCGGCGTGGGCTGGGCAAACCAAGAGCATTGTGGAGGCCTGGTACCCCGGCATGGAGGGCGGCAACGCCATTGCCCACGTGCTGTTCGGCGACGTAAACCCCTCGGGCAAATTGCCCTTTACGTTCCCCGTAAAGCTGGAAGACTCCCCGGCGCAAAAGCTGGGGGAGTACCCCAGCACGCCCGGCAACCCGCTGAAGCAGACCTACAAGGAGGATATCTTTGTGGGCTACCGCTACTTTGACACCTACAATGTGGCCCCGCAGTTTGCTTTTGGTCACGGCCTCAGCTACACCACGTTCAAATACAGTGGCCTAACCGTAACGCCTGGCAGCAAAAGCGCTACGGTGAAGCTCACTGTGAGCAACAACGGTAAAACCGCTGGCGCCGAAGTGGTACAGGTATACGTGAAAGACGAAAAAGCCAGCGTAAAGCGCCCCGAGAAGGAGCTGAAGGGCTTCGAGAAGGTATTTCTGAAGCCCGGCGAGTCGAAGGTGGTAACCCTGACGCTGGACCAGAACGCCTTTCAGTACTACGATGAAGGCAAAAAGCAATGGGTGCTGGAGCCCGGCAAGTTCGACGTGCTGGTGGGCAGCTCCTCCCGCGATATCCGCCTGACCGGCAACGTGACGCTCTAA
- a CDS encoding 3-keto-disaccharide hydrolase produces the protein MKLAALTPVAFLGFSLMAHAQQTARPEDTEVWEPVPKTVTATPSFPPPPSDALVLFNGKDLSQWVSTEDRAAPAKWTVKDGLLTVNKAAGNIETKQSFTNYQLHLEWRIPATISGTGQARGNSGLFLASLGKGDLGYELQILDSYNNKTYVNGMAGSIYKQYIPLANPARKPGEWQAYDVLWTAPTFKPDGSLITPARVTVLFNGVVVQQNITLAGPTQYIGKPQYQQAHGATPIKLQAHGDKSEPISYRNIWIREL, from the coding sequence ATGAAGCTAGCTGCCCTTACGCCTGTTGCTTTCCTTGGCTTTTCGCTGATGGCTCACGCCCAGCAAACCGCCAGACCCGAAGACACCGAAGTGTGGGAGCCCGTGCCCAAAACCGTTACCGCTACGCCCAGCTTCCCGCCCCCTCCTTCTGATGCCCTTGTGCTCTTCAACGGCAAAGACCTGAGCCAGTGGGTGTCAACTGAAGACCGCGCGGCACCGGCCAAATGGACGGTAAAGGATGGCTTGCTGACGGTTAACAAGGCCGCGGGCAACATCGAAACCAAGCAGAGCTTCACCAACTATCAGCTGCACCTGGAGTGGCGCATCCCGGCTACTATCAGCGGCACGGGGCAGGCCCGCGGCAACAGCGGCCTCTTCCTGGCTTCCCTCGGGAAAGGCGACCTGGGCTACGAGCTGCAGATTCTGGACTCGTACAATAACAAGACGTACGTAAACGGCATGGCCGGCAGTATTTACAAGCAATACATCCCGCTGGCCAACCCCGCCCGCAAGCCCGGTGAGTGGCAGGCCTACGACGTACTCTGGACGGCACCCACTTTCAAGCCCGATGGCTCACTGATTACTCCCGCCCGCGTTACGGTGCTGTTTAACGGTGTAGTTGTACAGCAGAACATCACGCTGGCTGGCCCCACTCAGTACATTGGTAAGCCCCAGTACCAGCAGGCCCACGGTGCCACCCCCATTAAGCTGCAGGCCCACGGCGACAAGAGTGAACCCATCAGCTACCGCAACATCTGGATTCGGGAGCTATAA
- a CDS encoding hydroxypyruvate isomerase family protein produces the protein MASTWNRRAALKGLLTTTAAVGTMGIAGACTPDTQTGETGLAALKNNIRQSVCRWCFQDMPLDKLCAAAKEMGIQGIDLVGPRDWPTLKKHGLDSPMCNGAEINLTDGFNDPRFHAQLQKQYSEMIPLVAKAGYTNLICFSGSRRGMTDEQGWANSVRGLQPLMALAEKHKVVLVMELLNSKIDHKDYQCDRTAWGVELAKKLGSEHFKLLYDIYHMQINEGDVIRTLSDYHPYIAHYHTAGVPGRHEIGDAQELNYPAIMRAIVATGFKGYVAQEFIPQQPDKLASLRQAVQLCDV, from the coding sequence ATGGCCTCCACCTGGAACCGCCGCGCCGCTCTTAAAGGACTTCTCACCACTACTGCGGCCGTGGGCACCATGGGTATAGCCGGCGCATGCACCCCCGATACGCAAACCGGCGAAACTGGCCTAGCGGCACTCAAAAACAACATCCGCCAGTCGGTGTGCCGCTGGTGCTTCCAGGACATGCCCCTGGACAAGCTGTGCGCCGCCGCCAAGGAGATGGGCATTCAGGGCATTGACTTAGTAGGGCCCAGAGACTGGCCTACGCTGAAAAAGCACGGCCTTGACTCGCCCATGTGCAACGGCGCAGAAATCAACCTGACCGATGGGTTCAACGACCCGCGCTTTCATGCTCAATTGCAGAAGCAATACTCGGAGATGATTCCGCTGGTAGCTAAGGCCGGCTACACCAACCTGATTTGCTTTAGCGGGAGCCGCCGGGGTATGACAGATGAGCAGGGCTGGGCGAACAGCGTGCGAGGCCTGCAGCCCCTGATGGCGCTGGCCGAAAAGCACAAGGTGGTGTTGGTAATGGAGCTGCTCAACAGCAAAATCGATCATAAAGACTACCAGTGCGACCGGACTGCGTGGGGCGTAGAACTGGCCAAGAAGCTCGGCTCCGAGCACTTCAAGCTGCTCTACGACATCTATCACATGCAAATCAATGAGGGCGACGTAATCCGCACCCTCTCCGATTATCACCCGTATATTGCCCACTACCACACGGCTGGCGTGCCGGGCCGCCATGAGATTGGTGACGCACAGGAGCTGAATTACCCGGCCATCATGCGGGCCATTGTAGCCACCGGCTTCAAGGGGTACGTGGCTCAGGAATTTATACCGCAGCAGCCCGATAAGCTGGCCTCATTGCGGCAAGCAGTGCAACTCTGCGACGTGTAG
- a CDS encoding nucleoside permease: MTSAIRIKLSIMMFLEFFIWGAWFVTLGTYLLRNLSATGTQVGVAFLTQSIGAIVAPFIIGLIADRFFSAQKILGVLHLAGAFLLWRASTSPDFGSFYPNILTYMILYMPTLALVNSIAFRQMQNPQKEFAPIRVLGTLGWIVAGLTIGWLNWEQSGSLQATFLMAAGASALLGLFSFTLPATPPVKSGQQSSSLGDMLGLDAIGLLKNPSYLIFFLASIAICIPLAFYYGFTNPFLNEVGMKKAAGVQSLGQVSELLFMLLIPVFFSRLGVKKMLAIGMLAWVLRYVCFAYGNAESNYWMLIAGIVLHGICYDFFFVTGQIYTDNLAGERFKSSAQGFITLATYGVGMLIGTLLSGRIFDAYQTSPTAHDWRMIWLIPAGIAVVVLLLFLLLFKDGNQPQAEAASSSYDQAPSLAEAN; the protein is encoded by the coding sequence ATGACCTCTGCTATCCGGATTAAGCTGTCCATCATGATGTTTCTGGAGTTTTTCATCTGGGGCGCGTGGTTTGTGACGTTAGGCACCTATTTGCTGCGTAACCTGAGCGCCACCGGCACGCAAGTGGGTGTGGCCTTTCTGACGCAGTCCATTGGGGCCATTGTGGCGCCGTTCATCATTGGTCTTATTGCCGACCGGTTTTTCTCCGCGCAGAAAATCTTGGGGGTGTTGCACCTGGCCGGGGCGTTTCTGTTGTGGCGGGCCTCTACCTCCCCCGACTTCGGCAGCTTCTACCCCAACATCCTGACTTACATGATTCTGTATATGCCCACGCTGGCCTTGGTGAACTCCATTGCTTTCCGGCAGATGCAGAACCCCCAGAAGGAGTTTGCCCCTATTCGGGTGCTGGGTACGCTGGGTTGGATTGTGGCGGGCCTGACCATTGGCTGGCTGAATTGGGAGCAAAGCGGCAGCCTGCAGGCCACTTTCCTGATGGCAGCCGGGGCTTCAGCGCTGCTCGGCTTGTTCAGTTTCACGCTGCCGGCCACGCCGCCGGTTAAAAGTGGTCAGCAAAGCTCCTCTCTAGGCGACATGCTAGGCCTGGATGCCATTGGCCTGCTGAAGAACCCTTCCTACCTAATTTTCTTTCTGGCTTCCATTGCCATTTGCATTCCGCTAGCCTTCTACTACGGCTTTACCAACCCCTTCCTCAATGAGGTAGGCATGAAGAAAGCCGCCGGTGTGCAGAGCCTGGGCCAGGTGTCGGAGCTGCTGTTCATGCTCCTGATTCCGGTATTTTTCAGCCGGCTGGGCGTGAAGAAGATGTTGGCCATTGGCATGCTGGCCTGGGTGCTGCGCTACGTGTGCTTTGCGTATGGCAACGCCGAGAGCAACTACTGGATGCTTATTGCGGGCATCGTGCTCCACGGCATCTGCTACGACTTCTTCTTTGTAACGGGCCAGATCTATACCGATAACCTTGCGGGTGAGCGGTTTAAAAGCTCCGCGCAGGGCTTTATCACGCTGGCGACTTACGGGGTGGGTATGCTGATTGGCACCTTGCTTTCGGGCCGCATTTTTGACGCCTACCAAACTTCCCCTACTGCTCACGACTGGCGGATGATCTGGCTGATTCCGGCCGGCATTGCGGTAGTGGTTTTGCTGCTGTTTCTGCTCCTGTTCAAAGACGGCAATCAACCACAAGCTGAAGCAGCCTCCTCCTCTTACGATCAGGCGCCTTCCTTAGCCGAAGCGAACTAG
- a CDS encoding c-type cytochrome produces MKKALLLLGVCASLASCGSGSDEQASAKKEEYTLAEQPDPLEHDSTTAANMTAVAHQPQVDTSANKIGTSPRGGAVAMGAKLMEGADCASCHRVDEKLLGPAYTAVAAKYPATDANIAMLANKIITGGKGNWGDIAMTPHPGLSVDDAKEMTRYILNLKQ; encoded by the coding sequence ATGAAAAAAGCTTTGCTGCTCCTGGGCGTTTGCGCCTCCCTGGCCTCCTGCGGCTCCGGTTCTGATGAACAAGCCTCCGCCAAAAAAGAAGAATATACATTGGCTGAGCAACCTGACCCATTGGAGCACGACAGCACCACGGCCGCGAATATGACCGCCGTAGCGCATCAGCCCCAGGTTGACACCAGCGCCAATAAAATTGGAACCAGCCCCCGGGGCGGCGCCGTAGCAATGGGCGCCAAGCTTATGGAGGGAGCCGACTGCGCCAGCTGCCACCGCGTTGATGAGAAGCTCCTGGGCCCCGCCTATACGGCCGTGGCCGCCAAGTACCCCGCTACTGATGCCAATATTGCTATGCTGGCCAATAAGATCATTACGGGCGGCAAAGGCAACTGGGGCGACATCGCCATGACGCCTCACCCAGGTTTATCCGTGGACGATGCCAAAGAAATGACCCGTTACATTCTCAACCTCAAGCAGTAG
- a CDS encoding sugar phosphate isomerase/epimerase family protein — protein MKTIKGPAIFLAQFISDQAPFNSLESICEWASGLGFKGVQIPTTDSRFIDLKLAAESQTYAHEIKGKVQAVGLEITELSTHLQGQLVAVNPVYDKLFDGFAPAAVQNNPKARQEWAVQQLKYAAKASQNLGLTAHATFSGALLWPMVYPWPQRPAGLVETGFTELARRWLPILQTFDECGVDVCYEIHPGEDLHDGISYELFLDKVQQHPRACLLYDPSHFVLQCLDYLEYIDIYHERIRAFHVKDAEFNPTGRQGVYGGYQSWIDRAGRFRSLGDGQVDFKAIFSKMAAYDFPGWAVLEWECALKHPEDGAREGATFIKDHIIRVTDKAFDDFAATGTDENFNKTLLGL, from the coding sequence ATGAAAACAATAAAAGGCCCAGCCATTTTTTTGGCGCAGTTTATCAGTGACCAAGCCCCCTTTAACTCCCTGGAGTCCATCTGCGAGTGGGCAAGTGGCCTAGGCTTTAAAGGCGTACAGATTCCGACTACCGATAGCCGCTTTATTGACCTGAAGCTGGCGGCCGAAAGCCAGACGTACGCCCACGAAATCAAGGGCAAGGTGCAGGCTGTCGGCCTCGAAATCACGGAGCTTTCTACGCACCTGCAGGGCCAGCTGGTGGCCGTAAACCCGGTGTATGATAAGCTGTTTGATGGCTTCGCGCCGGCCGCGGTGCAAAACAACCCCAAGGCCCGCCAGGAGTGGGCGGTGCAGCAACTCAAGTATGCGGCCAAGGCGTCTCAAAACCTGGGGCTCACCGCCCACGCCACCTTTAGTGGCGCTTTGCTGTGGCCTATGGTATACCCCTGGCCTCAGCGCCCCGCTGGCTTGGTAGAAACCGGCTTCACGGAACTGGCCCGGCGCTGGCTGCCCATCCTGCAAACGTTTGATGAGTGCGGGGTAGATGTGTGCTACGAAATTCATCCGGGCGAAGACCTGCATGATGGCATCAGCTACGAGCTGTTCCTGGACAAGGTGCAGCAGCACCCCCGGGCCTGCCTGCTCTATGACCCCTCCCACTTTGTGCTGCAGTGCCTCGATTACCTGGAGTACATTGATATCTACCACGAGCGCATTCGGGCCTTTCACGTGAAGGATGCCGAGTTTAACCCCACCGGGCGGCAGGGTGTGTATGGCGGCTACCAGAGCTGGATTGACCGGGCCGGTCGCTTCCGCTCCCTCGGCGACGGGCAGGTGGATTTTAAGGCCATCTTCAGCAAAATGGCGGCCTACGACTTTCCCGGCTGGGCCGTGCTGGAGTGGGAATGCGCCCTCAAACACCCCGAAGACGGCGCCCGCGAAGGGGCCACCTTCATTAAAGACCATATCATTAGGGTAACCGACAAAGCCTTCGACGATTTTGCCGCGACGGGTACCGACGAAAACTTCAACAAAACCCTGCTAGGCCTCTAA
- a CDS encoding Gfo/Idh/MocA family protein, giving the protein MIRLGMIGGGQGAFIGAVHRHAAALDGLYELVAGAFSSNPETSRASGQLLGLSADRVYGSYQELIERELQLPENKRVQVLSIVTPNHLHFAPTKLALESGFHVILDKPMTFSLAEAKELQALLAASNARFCLTHTYTGYPMVKEARQLVASGALGAVRKVYVEYPQGWLSTFEEGTDNKQAAWRTDPSRSGIAGAMGDIGTHAFNLLEYVSGLAVTQLCADINTVVAGRQLDDDGAVLLRLSGGASGVLVATQVAAGEENNIRVRVYGEKGGLEWQQADANTLLVKWLDRPTEIRRTGTGYVSSFARHNTRTPAGHPEGYLEAFANLYRNFALMLQAEMHGQQPMPEALDFPGIEDGVRGMAFIENVIASGRSTQKWTEFTV; this is encoded by the coding sequence ATGATACGATTAGGGATGATTGGCGGAGGACAAGGCGCTTTTATTGGCGCCGTTCACCGTCATGCCGCGGCCTTGGATGGCTTATATGAACTGGTTGCCGGGGCGTTCAGCAGCAACCCCGAAACCTCCAGGGCCAGCGGGCAACTGCTAGGCCTGTCGGCCGATCGGGTGTATGGCTCCTACCAGGAGTTGATTGAGCGCGAGCTGCAGCTCCCGGAGAATAAGCGCGTGCAAGTACTGTCCATCGTGACGCCTAACCACCTGCACTTTGCCCCTACCAAGCTGGCGCTGGAAAGCGGCTTCCACGTGATTCTGGACAAGCCGATGACTTTCTCTTTGGCCGAAGCCAAGGAGCTGCAAGCCTTGCTGGCGGCCAGCAACGCGCGCTTCTGCCTGACTCATACCTACACCGGATATCCCATGGTGAAGGAGGCGCGCCAGTTGGTGGCCTCCGGCGCGCTCGGGGCTGTGCGCAAAGTGTACGTAGAGTACCCACAAGGCTGGCTGAGCACTTTTGAGGAAGGCACCGACAACAAGCAAGCCGCCTGGCGCACCGACCCCAGCCGCAGCGGTATTGCGGGTGCCATGGGCGACATTGGCACCCACGCTTTCAACTTGCTGGAGTACGTGAGTGGCCTAGCCGTAACGCAGCTCTGCGCCGATATTAACACGGTGGTAGCCGGGCGCCAGCTCGACGATGACGGGGCCGTACTGCTGCGCCTCTCCGGCGGGGCCAGCGGTGTACTGGTGGCTACCCAGGTGGCCGCCGGCGAGGAAAACAATATTCGGGTGCGGGTGTACGGGGAAAAAGGGGGCCTGGAGTGGCAACAGGCCGATGCCAATACCCTGCTGGTAAAGTGGCTGGACAGGCCAACCGAAATCAGGCGGACGGGTACCGGCTACGTCAGCTCATTTGCCCGGCACAATACCCGCACGCCAGCCGGCCACCCCGAGGGGTACTTGGAAGCCTTTGCAAACCTCTACCGCAACTTTGCCCTGATGCTGCAAGCGGAAATGCATGGCCAGCAACCCATGCCAGAAGCGCTGGATTTTCCGGGTATTGAGGACGGAGTGCGCGGAATGGCCTTTATTGAGAACGTTATTGCCTCGGGCCGCTCTACCCAGAAGTGGACCGAGTTTACCGTATAG
- a CDS encoding gluconate 2-dehydrogenase subunit 3 family protein, with protein MNRRDALARVALLMGGAVIGGDYFLTSCSSPAEEKAKKGTAKETKQEKPFLSPDQVAYLNEVGETILPTTATPGAKAADVGSFMAVMVRDCYKPEDQQIFLKGLNTLEQASMKKNGKGFLESDAAQRTALLTALDAEQKNYGKTKTLEAPNHYFRMIKELTMLGYFTSEVGSTQALRYLPIPGKYEGCVPYKKGDRAWATT; from the coding sequence ATGAACAGAAGAGACGCATTAGCCCGGGTAGCCCTCCTGATGGGCGGCGCTGTTATTGGGGGCGACTATTTTCTTACCAGCTGCTCCTCCCCTGCGGAGGAAAAGGCCAAGAAGGGAACTGCCAAGGAAACCAAGCAGGAAAAGCCCTTCCTGAGCCCAGACCAAGTGGCCTACCTGAACGAGGTGGGCGAAACCATTCTGCCTACTACCGCTACACCCGGTGCCAAAGCCGCCGACGTAGGCAGCTTCATGGCCGTAATGGTGCGCGACTGCTACAAGCCTGAGGATCAGCAGATATTTCTAAAGGGCCTGAATACACTAGAGCAGGCCAGCATGAAGAAAAACGGCAAGGGATTCCTGGAGTCGGATGCCGCGCAGCGCACGGCCCTGCTCACGGCCCTCGATGCCGAGCAGAAGAACTACGGCAAAACCAAAACGCTGGAAGCGCCCAATCACTACTTCCGCATGATCAAGGAACTCACTATGCTGGGCTACTTTACGTCGGAAGTTGGCAGCACCCAGGCCCTGCGTTACCTGCCCATACCAGGCAAGTACGAAGGCTGCGTGCCCTACAAAAAAGGCGACCGGGCCTGGGCCACTACTTGA